One region of Azoarcus sp. CIB genomic DNA includes:
- a CDS encoding diguanylate cyclase — MSGKDAPSRSAPALAGVAGALLAGLGALAGAHFGVAGEWGLLALVLLAAGGLGATAVLIYDNAAVRRQTGDDAAIASRLDALDAVVHLSSGARGGEPAADHAKRLDAVTVGVSRLREIAEGVHGVEALFDMRGRLTWISPSIERLTGWSPAACLEAPDALALLVHESDRRYCQRMAQRVAEGSPGEDFEMRLLREDGHICWVACHWRPLGREGGQPAGLRMSAEDIQARKEAEYKLLETVTELRRAQALRERYLARSNDERQRLSALLNVIRLGILFMDRDHRVLYYNRAMLDIWGFPPDENLIGMRDVVLQSRVAELIEQPEAYFEHIDAVLRTYVVSEPHEVNFKDGRIVTDIAALVEAVQGRRGIGRVWIYEDVTEQRRTAQRLVELAEHDPLTGLYNRRRFHEELDRQLAEASRRGGQVGLVAIDLDGFKPINDEFGHQAGDEVLVALAERVGDVIRRNEMFCRLGGDEFGVVVPDAGEKKLCELARRIIEVIEGLCFEFGGRSVGITASLGIAIYPRHAASAEQLIAVADQALYRSKSGGRDQWTMAESCAGESARMTPTESDEPDCRRED, encoded by the coding sequence GTGAGCGGCAAGGACGCCCCTTCGCGTTCTGCGCCGGCCCTTGCCGGCGTGGCGGGAGCGCTCCTTGCGGGCCTTGGCGCGCTGGCAGGTGCGCACTTCGGCGTCGCCGGCGAGTGGGGTCTGCTGGCCCTTGTGCTCCTCGCGGCAGGGGGGCTGGGTGCCACGGCCGTGCTTATCTACGACAACGCGGCGGTGCGTCGGCAGACAGGCGACGACGCGGCGATCGCGTCGCGCCTCGACGCGCTGGACGCAGTGGTCCATCTTTCCTCCGGTGCCAGGGGGGGCGAGCCGGCGGCCGATCATGCGAAGCGGCTGGATGCGGTCACCGTCGGCGTGTCCCGTCTGCGCGAAATCGCCGAAGGCGTGCATGGCGTCGAAGCCCTGTTCGACATGCGCGGACGCCTGACCTGGATCAGCCCGTCGATCGAACGGCTGACGGGCTGGAGCCCCGCAGCCTGCCTCGAAGCGCCCGATGCGCTCGCCCTGCTGGTGCACGAGTCCGACCGTCGCTATTGCCAGCGTATGGCGCAGCGCGTCGCCGAGGGAAGTCCCGGCGAGGATTTCGAGATGCGCCTGTTGCGCGAGGATGGCCACATCTGCTGGGTCGCCTGCCACTGGCGGCCGCTCGGCCGAGAGGGAGGGCAGCCGGCCGGCCTCCGCATGTCGGCCGAGGACATCCAGGCGCGCAAGGAAGCCGAATACAAGCTCCTCGAAACCGTCACCGAGCTGCGGCGTGCCCAGGCGCTGCGCGAGCGGTACCTGGCGCGCTCGAACGACGAGCGCCAGCGCCTGTCCGCGCTGCTCAACGTCATCCGCCTGGGCATCCTGTTCATGGACCGCGATCACCGCGTGCTCTATTACAACCGTGCGATGCTCGACATCTGGGGCTTTCCGCCCGACGAGAATCTCATCGGCATGCGCGACGTCGTGCTGCAGAGCCGCGTTGCCGAGCTGATCGAACAGCCCGAGGCCTACTTCGAGCACATCGACGCGGTGCTGCGCACCTACGTGGTCAGCGAGCCCCACGAAGTGAATTTCAAGGATGGTCGCATCGTCACGGATATCGCCGCGCTGGTCGAGGCCGTGCAGGGGCGCCGCGGCATCGGGCGCGTGTGGATCTACGAGGACGTCACCGAGCAGCGCCGCACCGCGCAGCGTCTGGTCGAACTGGCGGAGCACGATCCGCTGACCGGCCTCTACAACCGCCGGCGCTTCCACGAGGAGCTCGACCGGCAGCTCGCCGAAGCCTCGCGCCGTGGCGGCCAGGTCGGGCTCGTGGCGATCGACCTCGACGGCTTCAAGCCGATCAACGACGAGTTCGGCCACCAGGCCGGCGACGAGGTGCTGGTCGCCCTGGCGGAGAGGGTCGGCGACGTCATCCGCCGCAACGAGATGTTCTGCCGCCTGGGCGGCGACGAGTTCGGCGTGGTGGTGCCCGATGCGGGCGAGAAGAAGCTGTGCGAGCTGGCGCGCCGCATCATCGAAGTGATCGAGGGGCTGTGTTTCGAATTCGGCGGGCGCTCCGTGGGCATCACCGCGAGCCTCGGCATCGCGATCTACCCGCGCCATGCCGCCTCCGCGGAACAGCTGATCGCGGTGGCCGATCAGGCCTTGTATCGCTCGAAGAGCGGCGGCCGCGATCAATGGACCATGGCAGAGAGCTGTGCGGG
- the pap gene encoding polyphosphate:AMP phosphotransferase — MFESAELVHKIDKDEYDAAEPELRAQLLDVQFDLLEAKSFAVVVLINGIDGAGKGETVNLLNEWMDPRHIQTLAFDSPTTDEAERPFMWRFWRALPPRGRIGILFGNWYTDPMRERVEKVSKRADLDQRLDEINRFEAMLVREGVVLLKLWFHLSKDGQRKRLKALEKDPRTRWRVTEQDWHSYERYDRYREVAEHALRHTSTGDAPWMIVDGSDSYYRELFVARTLLDAMRKRLDSGARHWVARQTAPPLPPAPDSRNLLNSLVLRQSLDKKEYQALLERYQGRLALLTRDEAFRGRSLVLVFEGADAAGKGGAIRRVTAALDARQYNVVPVAAPTEEERAQPYLWRFWRHLPRQGRVAIFDRSWYGRVLVERVEGFCSEADWMRAYSEINDFEDQLADAGAVVVKFWLQIGKDEQLERFREREAEAHKRFKITAEDWRNRERWDDYARAVCDMVDRTSTETSPWTLVEADNKLFARIKVLRTLCERLESALQR; from the coding sequence ATGTTCGAATCGGCTGAACTGGTCCACAAGATCGACAAGGACGAATACGACGCGGCCGAACCGGAGCTGCGCGCGCAACTGCTCGATGTGCAGTTCGACCTCCTGGAAGCGAAATCCTTTGCCGTCGTGGTGCTGATCAACGGCATCGACGGCGCCGGCAAGGGCGAGACGGTGAATCTCCTCAACGAATGGATGGACCCGCGCCACATCCAGACGCTGGCTTTCGATTCGCCGACCACCGACGAGGCCGAGCGTCCCTTCATGTGGCGCTTCTGGCGTGCGCTGCCGCCGCGCGGGCGCATCGGCATTCTGTTCGGCAACTGGTACACGGACCCGATGCGCGAGCGCGTCGAGAAGGTGTCGAAGAGGGCCGACCTCGATCAGCGCCTCGACGAGATCAACCGCTTCGAGGCGATGCTGGTGCGCGAGGGGGTGGTGCTCCTGAAACTGTGGTTCCATCTGTCGAAGGACGGGCAGCGCAAGCGCCTCAAGGCGCTGGAAAAGGATCCGCGCACGCGTTGGCGGGTCACCGAGCAGGACTGGCACTCCTACGAGCGGTACGACCGTTATCGCGAAGTGGCGGAGCACGCGCTGCGTCACACCAGCACTGGCGATGCGCCGTGGATGATCGTGGACGGTTCCGATTCGTACTACCGCGAGCTCTTCGTTGCGCGCACGCTGCTCGATGCCATGCGCAAGCGGCTCGATTCCGGCGCGCGTCATTGGGTGGCGCGCCAGACGGCGCCCCCGCTGCCGCCCGCGCCCGATTCGCGCAACCTGCTCAACAGCCTCGTGCTGCGGCAATCGCTGGACAAGAAGGAATACCAGGCGCTCCTCGAACGCTACCAGGGGCGGCTCGCGCTGCTCACGCGTGACGAGGCCTTCCGCGGCCGCTCGCTCGTGCTCGTCTTCGAGGGCGCGGATGCCGCGGGGAAGGGCGGCGCGATACGCCGCGTCACCGCCGCGCTCGACGCGCGCCAGTACAACGTCGTGCCGGTGGCCGCGCCGACCGAAGAGGAGCGTGCCCAGCCCTACCTGTGGCGCTTCTGGCGGCACCTGCCGCGCCAGGGCAGAGTCGCGATTTTCGATCGCTCGTGGTACGGCCGCGTCCTCGTCGAGCGCGTGGAGGGCTTCTGCTCGGAGGCGGACTGGATGCGCGCGTACTCGGAGATCAACGACTTCGAGGACCAGCTGGCCGACGCCGGGGCGGTGGTGGTCAAGTTCTGGCTGCAGATCGGCAAGGACGAGCAGCTGGAACGTTTCCGCGAGCGCGAAGCCGAAGCGCACAAGCGCTTCAAGATCACCGCCGAGGACTGGCGCAACCGCGAACGGTGGGACGACTACGCCCGCGCCGTGTGCGACATGGTCGACCGTACGAGTACCGAGACCTCGCCGTGGACCCTGGTCGAGGCGGACAACAAGCTGTTTGCCCGTATCAAGGTGCTGCGCACACTATGCGAACGGCTCGAATCCGCACTGCAGCGCTAA
- the argA gene encoding amino-acid N-acetyltransferase — MAASTEQFVAWVRGAAPYIHAFRGRTFVLAFGGEVAAGARAQSLAYDCNLLAALGIRLVLVHGARPQIEAELARRGLEQRYHNGLRVTDADALECVKAAMAVTRIEVEALLSQGLPNTPMAGSYMRVTGGNFITARPVGVVDGVDYQYTGAVRKIIAEEINADLDQQNVVLISPMGVSPAGEIFNLSMEEVAEAVAVAVKAEKLIYLCDAPGLLDADQRLIDSVTADEAERMFNAGEGLTEDLDLYLPCAIRAVRRGVARVHLIDHDKDGGLLLEFFTHAGVGTVVSRDPLFRLRDASFEDVAALVALISPMEADGTLVRRGRELLEQEIDRFSVVEHDGVLVGCAALYPFSDERAAELACLAVTPEYRRAGLGDQLLRRIEERARKQRLERLFVLTTRTAHWFRERGFSEIGPEALPQKKRDLYNYQRRSKVFVKKL; from the coding sequence ATCGCGGCGTCGACGGAGCAGTTCGTGGCCTGGGTGCGCGGGGCCGCGCCCTACATTCATGCCTTTCGCGGGCGCACCTTCGTTCTCGCCTTCGGCGGGGAAGTCGCCGCCGGCGCGCGCGCCCAGAGCCTCGCCTACGACTGCAACCTGCTGGCCGCGCTGGGCATCCGCCTCGTTCTCGTGCATGGTGCGCGGCCGCAGATTGAAGCCGAGCTCGCGCGCCGCGGACTGGAGCAGCGCTACCACAACGGGTTGCGCGTCACCGACGCCGATGCGCTCGAATGCGTGAAGGCCGCGATGGCGGTGACGCGCATCGAAGTCGAGGCGCTGCTGTCGCAGGGGCTCCCGAACACGCCGATGGCAGGCAGCTACATGCGCGTGACCGGAGGCAACTTCATCACGGCCCGTCCGGTCGGTGTCGTCGACGGCGTCGACTACCAATACACGGGCGCCGTGCGCAAGATCATCGCCGAGGAGATCAACGCCGACCTCGACCAGCAGAACGTCGTGCTGATCTCGCCGATGGGCGTGTCGCCGGCGGGCGAGATATTCAACCTCAGCATGGAAGAGGTCGCCGAGGCGGTCGCCGTCGCGGTGAAGGCGGAGAAGCTGATCTACCTGTGCGACGCCCCGGGCCTGCTGGATGCGGACCAGCGCCTGATCGATTCGGTGACGGCCGACGAGGCCGAGCGCATGTTCAACGCCGGGGAAGGGCTCACCGAGGATCTCGATCTCTACCTGCCGTGCGCGATCCGCGCGGTGCGCCGCGGCGTGGCGCGCGTGCACCTCATCGACCACGACAAGGACGGCGGCCTGCTGCTGGAGTTCTTCACGCACGCCGGGGTGGGCACCGTCGTGTCGCGCGATCCGCTGTTCCGCCTGCGCGACGCGAGTTTCGAGGATGTCGCCGCGCTGGTCGCGCTGATCTCGCCGATGGAGGCGGACGGCACGTTGGTGCGGCGCGGGCGCGAACTGCTCGAGCAGGAGATCGACCGCTTCTCGGTCGTCGAGCACGACGGCGTGCTGGTCGGTTGCGCGGCGCTGTACCCGTTTTCCGACGAGCGTGCCGCGGAACTCGCCTGCCTTGCCGTCACGCCCGAGTACCGCCGCGCGGGTCTTGGCGACCAGCTGTTGCGCCGCATCGAGGAGCGCGCGCGCAAGCAGCGCCTCGAGCGCTTGTTCGTGCTCACGACGCGCACCGCGCACTGGTTCCGCGAGCGCGGTTTCAGCGAGATCGGCCCCGAGGCGCTGCCGCAGAAGAAGCGCGATCTGTACAACTACCAGCGCCGCTCGAAAGTGTTCGTGAAGAAGCTATGA